The Falco rusticolus isolate bFalRus1 chromosome 5, bFalRus1.pri, whole genome shotgun sequence genome has a segment encoding these proteins:
- the SLC35B4 gene encoding UDP-xylose and UDP-N-acetylglucosamine transporter isoform X2, translating to MHPAVAVGLVFGGCCSNVVFLELLARQFPGCGNIVTFSQFLFIAVEGFIFEANFGRKRPAIPIRNYFIMVAMFFTVSVVNNYALNLNIAMPLHMIFRSGSLIASMALGIIILKKRYSVSKYTSIALVSLGIFTCTFMSAKQVASDSSLNEEDGLQVFLWWLLGIAALTFALLMSARMGIFQEMLYKQFGKHSKEALFYNHALPLPGFLLLAPNIYQHAVLFSQSELFQVPVIGLTLPIMWFYLLMNVVTQYVCIRGVFILTTECTSLTVTLVVTLRKFVSLIFSILYFHNPFTAWHWLGTAFVFVGTLMYTEVWNSLGPFLARWRKRPKED from the exons GCAGTTTCCAGGATGTGGGAACATAGTGACATTCTCCCAGTTCCTATTTATCGCGGTGGAAGGCTTTATCTTCGAAGCCAACTTTGGGAGGAAGAGGCCGGCCATACCAATAAG GAACTATTTCATCATGGTGGCCATGTTCTTCACTGTCAGTGTGGTAAATAACTATGCTCTGAACTTAAATATCGCCATGCCACTGCACATGATCTTCAGATCA GGTTCTCTCATAGCAAGCATGGCTTTAGGTATCatcattttgaagaaaag ATACAGTGTATCTAAATACACGTCCATAGCTCTGGTGTCCCTGGGGATCTTCACCTGCACTTTCATGTCTGCAAAGCAAGTG GCATCTGACTCCAGCTTAAATGAAGAGGATGGACTCCAGGTTTTCTTGTGGTGGCTGCTAG GTATTGCTGCACTCACCTTCGCCCTCCTCATGTCTGCCAGGATGGGGATTTTCCAGGAGATGCTGTACAAGCAGTTTGGGAAGCACTCCAAAGAGGCCCTTTTTTACAAT CATGCATTACCACTCCCTGGATTTCTCCTCCTTGCCCCAAACATCTACCAGCATGCAGTCCTCTTCAGCCAGTCTG AGCTGTTCCAGGTCCCAGTGATCGGCCTGACCCTGCCAATCATGTGGTTCTACCTCCTCATGAATGTTGTCACTCA ATATGTCTGCATCCGAGGTGTTTTCATCCTCACCACAGAGTGCACCTCCCTCACTGTCACACTGGTGGTGACACTGCGCAAGTTCGTCAGCCTCATCTTCTCCATCCTCTACTTTCACAACCCCTTTACAGCCTGGCATTGGCTGGGCACCGCCTTTGTCTTTGTAGGGACTCTCATGTACACGGAGGTGTGGAACAGCCTCGGGCCCTTCCTGGCCCGCTGGAGGAAGAGGCCAAAGGAGGACTAA